The following are encoded in a window of Methanobrevibacter ruminantium M1 genomic DNA:
- a CDS encoding 50S ribosomal protein L1, with the protein MTQEIIDAVKEAKEQAKPRNFTQSIDVIINIKDLDVRKPENRFSEEVALPHGRGKPVKIGVIADGELALGAKNAGVDVVISKEDLQEFGKDIKAAKKVVNSVDSFIAQADMMPLVGRFLGRILGPRNKMPKPVPASAKIEPLLERQQATIKVGVKQQPSIQILVGTQDMDDEKLAENIEAVLAVLDRNLEKGRNQIKSMYIKATMGSVVRVI; encoded by the coding sequence ATGACACAAGAGATTATTGATGCGGTGAAGGAGGCAAAAGAACAAGCTAAGCCGAGAAACTTCACTCAATCCATTGATGTTATCATTAACATTAAGGATTTAGATGTCAGAAAACCAGAAAACAGATTTAGCGAAGAAGTAGCTCTTCCTCACGGACGTGGAAAACCGGTCAAGATCGGTGTTATCGCTGACGGGGAATTAGCTCTTGGAGCTAAAAATGCTGGTGTCGATGTTGTGATTTCCAAAGAAGATTTACAAGAATTTGGTAAAGACATTAAGGCAGCTAAAAAAGTAGTAAACTCTGTTGATTCATTTATAGCTCAAGCTGACATGATGCCACTTGTAGGTAGATTCTTAGGTCGTATCTTAGGACCTCGTAACAAAATGCCTAAGCCAGTGCCAGCTAGCGCTAAAATCGAGCCATTACTCGAAAGACAACAAGCTACTATTAAAGTTGGCGTAAAACAACAACCATCTATTCAAATCTTAGTTGGAACTCAAGACATGGATGACGAGAAGTTGGCTGAAAATATTGAAGCTGTTCTTGCAGTTTTAGACCGCAATTTAGAAAAAGGAAGAAACCAAATAAAATCCATGTATATTAAAGCGACTATGGGTTCAGTAGTGAGGGTGATTTAA
- a CDS encoding 50S ribosomal protein L10, producing MAHVAEWKKEEVNELKGIIDSAEVVGIVNLLNIPARQLQEMRKTLSGKATIRLSKINLMKLALEDCVNEKANITELSDYMEGQPALVCTDMNPFRLYKILEDSKTSAPAKAGAIAPEDIVVPAGDTGFPPGPFLGDLQQIGVPAKIDKGKIVVQKDTTVVEAGEPVPKAVAAALTRMDIKPMEVGMDLKAVYEDGSIFKADVLAIDEEETFADIQNAFTRAFNLSVFSAFPTSETISTIISTAHTKAYNVAIEAAIPTGKTSDMLIALANAKMLALAGELASDAIDDEIANKLANVAVAAAPVVEEAEEEVEEEEEEEEDKSEETAALGLGALFG from the coding sequence ATGGCTCACGTTGCTGAATGGAAAAAAGAAGAAGTTAATGAACTTAAGGGCATTATTGATTCTGCTGAAGTAGTAGGTATTGTTAACTTATTAAACATTCCTGCTAGACAATTACAGGAAATGAGAAAAACCCTTTCCGGTAAGGCTACCATCAGATTATCAAAAATTAACCTTATGAAATTAGCTTTAGAAGATTGTGTAAATGAGAAAGCTAACATTACTGAGCTTTCAGATTATATGGAAGGTCAACCTGCACTTGTATGTACCGACATGAATCCTTTCAGATTGTACAAAATATTAGAAGACAGTAAAACATCTGCTCCTGCAAAAGCAGGCGCTATTGCTCCTGAAGATATTGTTGTACCTGCTGGAGATACTGGTTTCCCACCAGGTCCGTTCCTCGGTGACTTACAACAAATAGGTGTACCTGCAAAAATCGACAAAGGAAAAATTGTAGTTCAAAAAGACACTACAGTTGTAGAAGCTGGAGAACCTGTCCCTAAAGCTGTCGCTGCTGCTTTAACTAGGATGGATATCAAACCTATGGAAGTAGGTATGGATCTTAAGGCTGTATACGAAGATGGTTCCATCTTTAAGGCAGACGTATTGGCTATCGACGAGGAAGAAACCTTTGCAGATATTCAAAATGCATTTACTAGAGCATTCAACTTATCTGTATTCAGTGCTTTCCCAACCAGTGAAACAATATCCACAATCATTAGTACTGCACATACCAAAGCTTACAATGTTGCTATTGAAGCAGCTATTCCTACTGGTAAGACTTCTGATATGTTAATTGCACTTGCAAACGCTAAGATGTTAGCATTAGCTGGTGAATTAGCTTCCGATGCAATCGACGATGAAATCGCTAATAAGTTAGCAAACGTTGCAGTTGCTGCAGCACCTGTCGTTGAAGAAGCAGAAGAAGAAGTTGAGGAAGAAGAAGAGGAAGAAGAAGACAAAAGCGAAGAAACTGCAGCACTTGGTTTAGGTGCTTTGTTCGGTTAG
- the rpl12p gene encoding 50S ribosomal protein P1, whose product MEYIYAAMILHTTEQDINEENVTKILEAAGANVDDSRVKALIAALEDVDIEEAMETTAMAAAPAAAAPVAEAAVEEEEEEEEEEEDEEQAAAAATAGLGALFG is encoded by the coding sequence ATGGAATATATATATGCGGCAATGATTTTGCACACCACAGAACAAGATATTAATGAAGAAAATGTAACTAAAATCTTAGAAGCAGCTGGCGCTAACGTAGATGATTCTAGAGTAAAAGCTTTAATCGCAGCATTAGAAGATGTTGATATTGAAGAAGCTATGGAAACTACTGCTATGGCAGCAGCTCCTGCAGCAGCAGCTCCTGTAGCTGAAGCAGCAGTAGAAGAAGAGGAAGAAGAAGAGGAAGAAGAAGAAGACGAAGAACAAGCAGCTGCAGCAGCAACCGCTGGTTTAGGTGCTTTATTCGGATAG
- a CDS encoding zinc ribbon domain-containing protein, which yields MICPECGAENQDSAKFCKQCGTSLNPVATMKKTNSDESRPIKSGIFNENNSSPSSFEAKGSGGDNKNLIIICLTVIICAVLIAGGLIFLSNGSNNGNDSSDVGNSISLPDNSVNQTDDSQNQTDTEPAPKKSSVSDMKILSGSFTTGSSLSDKTWCSVYVGEKYAGEDVKISVLYSRDGSDLNQGKIVPKNVGSDGTVSVPSADAFKYYPDHALVTIYDSNGNVLDTQEVIMSAKSGTQTF from the coding sequence ATGATATGTCCTGAGTGTGGTGCGGAAAATCAAGACTCTGCAAAGTTTTGCAAGCAATGTGGAACTTCTTTAAATCCTGTTGCCACAATGAAAAAAACTAATTCTGATGAATCAAGACCTATCAAGTCAGGTATATTTAATGAAAATAATTCTTCACCTTCCTCCTTTGAAGCCAAAGGATCAGGTGGAGACAATAAAAATCTAATTATAATTTGCTTAACTGTAATTATTTGTGCTGTTTTGATAGCAGGAGGCTTAATATTCCTATCAAATGGTTCAAATAATGGAAATGACTCTAGTGATGTTGGAAATTCCATAAGTCTTCCAGACAATTCTGTTAATCAAACAGATGATAGTCAAAATCAAACTGACACCGAACCTGCTCCTAAAAAGTCTAGCGTTTCAGATATGAAGATACTGAGCGGAAGCTTCACAACCGGAAGCTCTCTAAGCGATAAGACTTGGTGTTCCGTTTATGTTGGAGAAAAGTATGCTGGCGAGGATGTTAAAATAAGCGTTTTATACAGCCGTGATGGCTCTGACTTGAATCAAGGAAAGATTGTGCCAAAAAATGTTGGTTCAGATGGTACTGTAAGCGTTCCAAGTGCAGATGCATTTAAGTATTATCCAGATCATGCTTTAGTAACCATTTATGATAGCAATGGTAATGTTTTAGACACTCAAGAGGTTATCATGAGTGCTAAAAGTGGTACTCAGACATTTTAA
- a CDS encoding zinc ribbon domain-containing protein: MKCPVCGCENPDGYKFCHDCGNPLIMPDYDEMNNDYPSFDSKKLIIIGYIIAILFGWGTFILSAIFGSYGFIGFIGLFFPGFMLNSKDSNIRKHAYIQLAIMIVGILATFLVLFR, from the coding sequence ATGAAATGTCCGGTTTGTGGCTGTGAGAATCCAGATGGCTATAAATTTTGTCATGATTGTGGGAATCCTTTGATAATGCCTGATTATGATGAAATGAATAATGATTACCCCTCCTTTGATAGCAAAAAGCTTATCATAATAGGTTATATAATCGCTATCCTATTCGGTTGGGGAACTTTTATATTAAGTGCCATATTTGGATCCTATGGATTTATCGGTTTCATCGGGCTCTTTTTCCCAGGATTCATGTTAAATAGCAAGGATTCCAATATCCGAAAGCACGCCTATATCCAATTGGCAATTATGATTGTAGGTATACTTGCGACCTTTTTAGTCTTATTTAGATAA
- a CDS encoding alpha/beta fold hydrolase: MNKKLKIILYILLALIIIIAGISLWYLMDYSPASADANSLINGTSEVSVSKINNGLFLDGPGNDSAVIFYPGAKIEYTAYLPLLINLSADGVDCFLVEMPFNLAFFGTNSADEIINNASYNYSNWYIGGHSLGGVMASRYAHNHFDKIKGVILLAAYPADSLENGSVLSIYGSNDKSLNKESYDDAKKYMPSNFTEYVIKGGNHAQFASYGNQTGDGVATISAYQQENETIKDILLYINGS; encoded by the coding sequence ATGAATAAGAAACTTAAAATAATCCTTTATATTTTATTGGCTTTAATAATCATTATTGCAGGAATTAGCCTTTGGTATTTGATGGATTATTCTCCTGCAAGTGCAGATGCTAATTCTCTTATTAATGGAACATCAGAGGTTTCAGTAAGTAAAATAAACAATGGATTGTTCTTAGATGGTCCTGGAAATGATAGCGCTGTCATATTTTATCCTGGTGCAAAGATAGAATACACTGCATATCTGCCTTTATTAATCAATCTGTCTGCAGATGGTGTAGATTGCTTTTTAGTTGAAATGCCTTTTAATTTAGCATTCTTTGGAACAAACAGTGCAGATGAAATAATTAATAATGCTTCCTATAATTATTCTAATTGGTATATTGGAGGACATTCCTTAGGAGGAGTCATGGCTTCCCGCTATGCCCATAATCATTTTGATAAAATCAAAGGAGTGATACTCCTTGCAGCTTATCCTGCAGATAGTTTAGAGAATGGTTCTGTGCTTTCCATTTATGGATCCAATGATAAGTCCTTAAATAAGGAATCTTATGATGATGCAAAGAAATATATGCCAAGCAATTTCACTGAATATGTGATAAAAGGTGGAAATCATGCCCAGTTTGCTTCTTATGGCAATCAAACTGGAGATGGAGTAGCCACTATTTCCGCATACCAGCAAGAAAATGAAACCATTAAAGATATTCTTTTATACATCAATGGTTCTTAA
- the alaS gene encoding alanine--tRNA ligase: MLKIFEDLGYKKQICKTCGQEFYSQVDRDTCGDAPCDEYGFIGNPATDKPYDLYGIQETFRTFLEKEGHEPISRYPILAKRWRDDVFLVGASIFCFQPWVTSGLVEPPANPLEVEQPSIRLNDVDNVGRTGRHMTCFTMGSHTVINKPDNFIYWEDETIRLCHEFFKSIGINTEELTFIKSWWKGGGNEGPCYEVCCRGVELATLVFMQYKTLENGDKEEIPIKVVDTGYGLERIAWISQGTPTAYDACFAPVVDKLKEITNVSVNEEILARNAEIAGMMDIEDIGDIRDLRQQVADSLNISLEEYLENAEPMEAIYIIADHTRCLAFMLADGIIPSNVKEGYLARLVLRRTIRFMKELEMEESLSDIMAIQLDFLREFYPEIAESQEHIMNIINLEEERYAKTIEKGKKTVKRTIKRLKKEGKTSMPLETLIDLYDAQGMPPETVEELASGDKDFEVFVPDNFFTIVADMHEEDKVAKKETFELDVPETELDFYKDIYQKESDGTIIEVVEKDGNLNIILDRTIFYPEGGGQPSDIGIISIEGTIYEVVYAEKLDGVVLHRIATKEDEDVASLVEDLRKYIGTEVHMAINWNRRITLARHHTGTHLVIAAARKILGQHIWQAGAQKGLARSRIDLAHYKRITIGELDEIEKLANEYVMMNIDLDINWLSRDDAEKKYGLILYQGGVVPGSQIRVVKIPGIDVQACAGTHLSRTGEVGPIKINKTERVQDGVERIDFSAGLAAIDSIQNDKAIIKESSDVFSVTNDQLPKTCERFFNEWKAQKNEIARLQKEIANLKVSTLAENAFEVNGLKVLKEILDANIKELQKIATDFTDNDKVDLVFIGNNEGKIVGSASKNAIDSGVQVNNIIKEAASLLGGGGGGRPTLAQGAGPNADKMADALDLAVELLNK; this comes from the coding sequence ATGCTTAAAATATTTGAAGATTTAGGATATAAGAAACAAATATGTAAGACTTGTGGTCAAGAGTTCTATTCACAAGTGGACAGAGACACATGCGGAGACGCTCCATGTGACGAATATGGATTTATCGGAAATCCAGCTACTGACAAGCCTTATGATTTATACGGAATCCAAGAGACTTTTAGAACTTTCCTAGAAAAAGAGGGCCATGAACCTATTAGTCGTTATCCAATTCTTGCAAAAAGATGGAGAGATGACGTATTCTTAGTTGGAGCTTCAATATTTTGCTTCCAACCTTGGGTAACCTCCGGTTTGGTGGAACCTCCAGCTAATCCTCTTGAAGTTGAACAGCCATCCATACGCTTGAACGATGTGGATAATGTAGGCCGTACCGGAAGGCACATGACCTGCTTTACAATGGGTTCACATACTGTAATCAATAAGCCTGATAACTTTATCTATTGGGAAGATGAGACAATACGCCTTTGCCATGAGTTCTTCAAGTCAATCGGAATCAATACAGAAGAGCTTACCTTTATCAAGTCATGGTGGAAAGGTGGAGGAAACGAAGGCCCATGTTATGAGGTATGCTGCCGTGGGGTAGAGCTTGCAACCCTTGTATTCATGCAATATAAGACCCTTGAAAACGGAGATAAGGAAGAGATTCCAATCAAGGTTGTGGATACCGGATACGGACTTGAGAGGATTGCATGGATTTCCCAAGGAACTCCAACTGCATATGATGCCTGTTTTGCTCCGGTTGTTGATAAGCTGAAGGAAATCACTAATGTATCCGTTAACGAAGAGATTTTAGCTAGAAATGCTGAGATTGCAGGAATGATGGATATTGAGGATATTGGTGATATTCGTGATCTTCGCCAACAGGTAGCTGACAGCTTAAACATCAGTCTTGAAGAGTACTTGGAAAATGCAGAGCCTATGGAAGCTATCTATATCATTGCAGATCATACAAGATGCTTGGCATTTATGCTGGCTGATGGAATCATTCCATCCAACGTTAAGGAAGGATACCTTGCAAGGCTTGTATTAAGAAGAACTATCAGATTCATGAAGGAATTAGAGATGGAAGAGTCTCTATCTGACATTATGGCCATTCAGCTTGACTTCTTAAGGGAATTCTATCCTGAAATCGCCGAGTCCCAAGAGCATATCATGAACATCATCAACCTTGAAGAGGAAAGATATGCAAAAACCATTGAAAAGGGTAAAAAGACTGTTAAGAGAACAATCAAACGTCTTAAAAAAGAAGGAAAAACTTCCATGCCTCTTGAAACATTGATTGATTTATACGACGCTCAAGGAATGCCTCCAGAAACTGTAGAAGAGCTTGCAAGTGGAGATAAGGACTTTGAGGTCTTTGTGCCAGATAATTTCTTTACAATCGTAGCGGATATGCACGAAGAGGATAAGGTAGCTAAAAAAGAGACCTTTGAGCTTGATGTTCCAGAGACTGAGCTTGACTTCTATAAGGACATCTATCAAAAGGAATCTGATGGAACAATCATTGAAGTCGTTGAAAAAGATGGCAATTTAAACATTATTCTTGATAGGACAATATTCTACCCTGAAGGGGGAGGTCAGCCTTCAGACATTGGTATAATTTCTATAGAAGGCACAATCTATGAGGTTGTCTATGCTGAAAAGTTAGATGGTGTTGTATTGCATAGGATAGCCACAAAAGAGGATGAGGATGTGGCTTCCCTTGTAGAGGACTTAAGGAAATATATTGGAACTGAAGTCCATATGGCAATCAATTGGAATAGGAGAATAACCCTTGCAAGGCATCACACAGGTACTCACCTTGTAATTGCAGCTGCTAGAAAGATTTTAGGCCAGCACATCTGGCAGGCAGGTGCACAGAAGGGTCTTGCACGTTCCCGTATCGATTTGGCTCATTATAAACGTATCACCATAGGGGAATTGGATGAGATTGAGAAATTGGCTAATGAGTATGTGATGATGAACATTGACTTGGATATCAATTGGCTAAGCCGTGATGATGCAGAGAAGAAATATGGTTTGATATTATACCAAGGTGGTGTAGTGCCAGGCTCTCAAATCAGGGTAGTTAAGATTCCAGGCATAGACGTTCAGGCATGTGCAGGTACTCACCTTTCCAGAACCGGTGAGGTAGGTCCAATTAAAATCAATAAGACTGAAAGGGTTCAGGATGGTGTTGAAAGGATTGATTTCTCAGCAGGTCTTGCAGCTATTGATTCCATTCAAAATGATAAGGCAATCATAAAGGAAAGTAGTGATGTATTTAGTGTAACCAATGATCAATTGCCTAAAACCTGTGAAAGGTTCTTCAATGAATGGAAAGCTCAAAAGAATGAGATTGCAAGGCTTCAAAAGGAAATTGCTAATTTAAAGGTCAGCACACTTGCAGAAAATGCATTTGAAGTTAATGGATTGAAAGTGCTTAAGGAAATCCTTGATGCAAACATTAAAGAGCTTCAAAAGATAGCCACTGACTTTACAGACAATGACAAGGTTGATTTGGTCTTCATTGGTAATAATGAGGGTAAGATTGTAGGTTCAGCAAGTAAGAATGCTATTGATAGTGGAGTTCAAGTTAATAATATTATTAAGGAAGCTGCTTCCCTACTTGGTGGTGGCGGCGGAGGCCGTCCAACTTTAGCTCAAGGTGCAGGTCCTAATGCAGATAAGATGGCTGATGCTTTAGATTTGGCTGTTGAGTTATTGAATAAATAA
- a CDS encoding adhesin-like protein, translating to MIKKITILSVILILFLAVSTVAAIDVDTNDNLDDGSSSNSDLISSSSLDSSSSDDVSSGSSEVSSSDESLDGNNLSDGNVSSSDESVGADNLSDGNVSSSDESVGADNLSDDESSSDALSEELPKTETVIKADPINYNYASVKGLTINLTDSAGLALSNKTLTVKVSALNKTSNLTTNSKGQAIFKLSASVGSYDVFISFTGDESYAPSNASSKITIKKSSTKIKLSNIHGYLTISNYVSVTLLDSAGKPIKSKSVTIQVNKAKYNVKTDSKGIAKVKVANKIGTYSVNAKFSGDKNYYASSNSSKLTITKMKVYIKAPSVKYYMTNSSAPYLTINLTNVKGSPLAKKKVSVKIGKKTYTLKTNSQGIAKFKFTKKVSSYNCKINFKATSNFYGASVNSKMTIQKMPTSLKAPSVSINSTNYGKVLISLKDGKGKALKNTTVTVNVTELKKVFTLKTNASGVATFSFNGEKTFNLKIKYAGNKNYAASSVSSKINVKQIKVKLSDVIGASRVLIDYVNRTKDLPSNVQYNNYNFTVTQLTYLASKAVKNINNKNYGDIVLISVPKSYKSSGEIYDTVYKKDFVKIANSVVGSSYNYKNKEYVSYSIYKVPFKVYSISFAKVLNFYGNNKKLPNYSLFTLADFAKVKDNGGYNFYLTTDNIAGKKSDLNMLKSLAKTLKSMGYNAVIVGIGPDIHNVAYRYGCTGNNSVLLACFGGVDVGCIEEWAGDLGDLNGHSFVNSYQGAHVLGLWFTKPYGASVSLNKKVGIAWDADYGFPLNTPAKYMKSHNISYIETGTVANACKLLSEGKMGGPQLIS from the coding sequence ATGATTAAAAAGATAACGATTTTGTCAGTTATTCTGATTCTGTTTTTAGCAGTTTCAACGGTAGCTGCAATTGATGTGGATACGAATGATAATTTGGATGATGGTAGTTCTTCTAATTCAGATTTAATTAGTTCTTCTTCATTGGATTCTTCTAGTTCTGATGATGTTTCTTCTGGTTCTAGTGAGGTTTCTAGTTCTGATGAATCACTTGATGGAAATAATTTGTCTGATGGTAATGTTTCTTCTTCTGATGAGTCTGTTGGTGCTGATAATTTGTCTGATGGTAATGTTTCTTCTTCTGATGAGTCTGTTGGTGCTGATAATTTGTCTGATGATGAGTCATCTTCTGATGCTCTATCTGAAGAATTGCCTAAAACTGAAACAGTCATTAAAGCAGACCCAATAAATTATAATTATGCTTCAGTTAAAGGATTAACCATTAATCTAACAGATTCTGCGGGACTTGCTTTATCCAATAAGACTTTGACTGTCAAGGTCAGTGCTTTAAATAAGACTTCTAATCTGACTACCAATTCTAAAGGACAGGCTATCTTTAAGCTAAGCGCTTCTGTTGGATCATATGATGTTTTTATTTCTTTTACTGGGGATGAAAGCTATGCTCCATCCAATGCAAGTTCTAAAATAACTATCAAAAAGTCCTCAACAAAGATTAAATTGAGCAATATTCACGGATATTTGACTATTTCAAATTATGTAAGTGTCACATTACTGGATTCTGCTGGAAAGCCTATAAAAAGCAAATCAGTAACAATTCAAGTTAATAAGGCAAAATATAATGTCAAAACAGACAGCAAAGGCATTGCTAAAGTCAAGGTTGCAAATAAGATTGGAACTTACTCTGTGAATGCTAAATTCAGTGGAGATAAGAATTATTACGCCTCTTCAAATAGCTCCAAATTGACAATAACTAAAATGAAGGTTTATATTAAGGCTCCATCTGTAAAGTATTATATGACAAACAGCTCTGCTCCTTATTTGACAATTAACCTGACTAACGTTAAAGGCAGTCCACTTGCAAAAAAGAAAGTCTCTGTTAAGATAGGCAAAAAGACTTATACATTAAAGACCAATTCACAGGGAATCGCTAAATTCAAGTTCACTAAGAAAGTGTCAAGCTATAATTGTAAGATTAATTTTAAGGCCACTTCCAATTTCTATGGTGCATCTGTAAATTCAAAGATGACTATTCAAAAGATGCCAACCTCCCTTAAGGCACCTAGCGTTAGCATTAATTCAACTAACTATGGAAAAGTTCTAATAAGCTTAAAGGATGGAAAGGGAAAAGCCTTGAAAAATACTACAGTCACTGTAAATGTCACTGAACTTAAGAAGGTTTTCACCCTAAAGACAAATGCCAGCGGAGTTGCCACATTTAGCTTTAATGGTGAAAAGACATTCAATCTTAAAATAAAGTATGCAGGAAATAAGAATTATGCAGCAAGCTCTGTAAGTTCTAAAATAAACGTTAAACAGATTAAGGTAAAGCTCAGCGATGTCATTGGTGCATCAAGGGTATTGATTGACTATGTAAACAGAACAAAGGACTTGCCTTCAAATGTCCAATATAATAATTATAATTTCACTGTCACTCAGCTTACATATTTGGCTTCTAAGGCAGTTAAAAATATAAACAATAAGAATTATGGAGATATTGTTCTTATTTCTGTTCCAAAAAGCTATAAGTCCTCTGGAGAGATTTATGATACAGTTTATAAGAAGGACTTTGTTAAGATAGCAAATAGCGTTGTCGGATCTTCTTACAATTATAAGAATAAGGAGTATGTAAGCTATTCCATTTATAAGGTTCCATTTAAGGTATATTCCATTAGCTTTGCTAAGGTTCTAAACTTCTATGGAAATAATAAGAAATTGCCTAATTATTCACTCTTTACCCTTGCAGACTTTGCTAAGGTTAAAGATAATGGAGGATATAATTTCTATCTGACAACTGATAATATTGCAGGTAAGAAATCTGATTTGAATATGCTTAAGAGCTTAGCTAAGACCTTAAAATCCATGGGATATAATGCAGTCATTGTAGGTATCGGTCCGGATATACATAATGTGGCTTATAGGTATGGATGTACTGGAAACAATTCTGTTTTGCTTGCTTGCTTCGGCGGAGTTGATGTAGGATGCATAGAAGAATGGGCTGGCGATTTAGGTGACTTGAATGGTCATTCATTTGTCAATAGCTATCAAGGAGCTCATGTTTTAGGATTATGGTTTACTAAGCCATATGGTGCATCTGTAAGCTTGAATAAGAAGGTAGGCATTGCATGGGATGCAGATTATGGTTTCCCATTAAACACTCCGGCTAAATATATGAAAAGTCATAATATTAGCTATATTGAGACTGGAACTGTTGCAAATGCATGTAAATTGTTAAGCGAGGGTAAAATGGGTGGTCCTCAATTGATTAGCTAA
- the thiI gene encoding tRNA uracil 4-sulfurtransferase ThiI, whose protein sequence is MNYDLIIARYGEVALKSNRVRRRFESRLVNNIKASIDAEVKVNQARIYIFPKEFDDAIEKLERIFGIVSYSPAISTKSTFEDIEKTVGEYAEHLYEEGLLDENTKFAISCRRVGQHEFSSQEMAAFAGAVVVRKYSCPVDLSNPELTIYLEVRDGDAYVYHEKIEGPGGLPLGTQGKVVSLVSSGIDSPVATYLMMKRGCQVIALYCDNEPYTSPEALQNFNDLIDQLNLYASGAPIKRRVVKYGEYLSTCKAEAPDKMTCVLCKSGMYKLAGKLAKKLNAEAVIDGSSLGQVASQTLPNILATREDLDVPVLSPLIGLDKLEITRIAEKIGTFEISKRDDGGCKAVPRYPETNADLEFVKQVKEEMNQDEELEKAFKTIVY, encoded by the coding sequence ATGAATTATGATTTAATCATTGCTCGATATGGTGAAGTAGCATTAAAAAGTAATCGAGTAAGGCGCAGATTTGAAAGTCGTTTAGTAAATAATATAAAAGCGTCAATAGATGCGGAAGTGAAGGTTAACCAAGCAAGAATTTACATCTTTCCAAAAGAGTTTGATGATGCAATAGAGAAACTGGAGAGGATATTTGGAATTGTATCATATTCTCCTGCAATATCCACCAAATCCACTTTTGAGGATATTGAAAAAACTGTTGGGGAATATGCAGAGCATCTTTATGAAGAAGGTCTTTTGGATGAGAACACTAAATTTGCAATAAGCTGCAGAAGGGTAGGTCAACATGAATTCTCTTCACAGGAAATGGCTGCTTTTGCAGGGGCTGTTGTAGTTCGCAAATACTCTTGTCCTGTTGACTTGTCAAATCCAGAACTTACTATCTATCTTGAAGTAAGAGACGGCGATGCTTATGTTTATCACGAAAAGATTGAAGGTCCGGGAGGCCTTCCTCTTGGAACTCAAGGAAAGGTCGTTTCACTTGTATCAAGTGGAATAGACTCTCCTGTAGCTACATATCTTATGATGAAAAGAGGCTGTCAGGTTATTGCTTTATATTGTGATAATGAGCCTTATACTTCTCCTGAGGCACTGCAGAACTTTAATGACTTGATAGATCAATTGAATCTATATGCAAGCGGAGCTCCAATCAAAAGAAGGGTTGTAAAATATGGAGAATACCTTTCCACCTGTAAGGCGGAGGCTCCAGATAAGATGACTTGTGTTCTCTGCAAGTCTGGAATGTATAAGTTAGCTGGCAAATTGGCTAAAAAGCTTAATGCAGAGGCTGTTATTGATGGAAGCAGCTTAGGTCAGGTAGCTTCCCAGACACTTCCAAACATACTTGCAACCCGTGAGGATCTTGATGTTCCGGTTTTAAGTCCCCTTATAGGTCTTGATAAATTGGAGATAACTAGAATTGCAGAGAAAATTGGCACATTCGAGATTTCCAAAAGGGATGATGGGGGCTGCAAGGCAGTTCCAAGGTATCCTGAAACAAATGCAGATTTGGAATTTGTAAAACAGGTAAAAGAAGAGATGAATCAGGATGAAGAGCTTGAAAAGGCTTTTAAGACCATTGTTTATTAG
- a CDS encoding DUF998 domain-containing protein, with amino-acid sequence MRDCSNCNRESCLLQKVAGIIMVFGSLYYILAELISAGFFNDSLINTYLFHTISELGVPVANSPLSFLMNSAFILIGITLLLGYFAKFRDFIIKYKLIISILAVITALGVIIVGFIHAGNPLTDGYHSLGAVMAILGGNVMLILVSRAMAEFESYQKITFILGIIGFIVFWIMFFNLESLYMPVFERLSVYTLIIWNFMTGFYLYKNS; translated from the coding sequence ATGAGGGATTGTAGCAATTGCAATAGGGAATCTTGCCTTTTGCAGAAAGTAGCAGGAATAATAATGGTTTTTGGCAGCTTATACTATATTCTTGCTGAATTGATTTCAGCAGGATTTTTCAATGATTCCTTAATCAACACCTATCTTTTTCATACCATTTCAGAATTGGGAGTTCCTGTGGCCAATTCTCCTTTATCCTTTTTAATGAATTCTGCTTTTATTCTAATTGGAATTACTCTTTTATTAGGTTATTTTGCTAAGTTTAGGGATTTTATTATAAAATATAAATTAATCATTTCCATTTTGGCGGTCATTACAGCTCTTGGAGTGATAATTGTTGGCTTTATTCATGCTGGAAATCCATTGACTGATGGCTATCATAGTTTAGGCGCTGTTATGGCTATCCTTGGCGGAAATGTGATGCTGATTCTTGTTTCAAGAGCTATGGCTGAATTTGAAAGCTATCAGAAAATCACTTTTATATTGGGAATTATTGGATTTATTGTCTTTTGGATAATGTTTTTCAATCTAGAAAGCCTTTATATGCCTGTCTTTGAAAGATTATCTGTTTATACCTTAATAATCTGGAATTTTATGACTGGTTTTTATTTGTATAAAAATAGTTAA